Proteins co-encoded in one Cytophaga hutchinsonii ATCC 33406 genomic window:
- a CDS encoding GAF domain-containing protein, protein MKFIEAQIEESDNIIYKAYLQSIASVLHTNPELLKPIKDWSILNPFTDLIDLIHLNHISYQGSNHLYAIGTPSSPMKFFSYSKEFKKLISDVDGNLKLRLHDSFVNEEYTRRLYMDILYKCYGVKDILQHSSQTLLRLTDNDEGFKRHYHFVTNNQFVDINYSGALPALNEEWIEYAKGNIESIKEIKNQLPLAGFGLEGFILFTIKDETISESVNELRENVATMHTMSRKEAYLRIKNNTLSLLQNSTLEVGFLPLIDINKKIFYHKSFNYTSILFKVLQKQLTTAELNDFLGRFIEMCSISQEYPIHIFQHKNEEVKLELATYLIEEGIKSFTIIPVFHQQDLIGVIELASTVEEKISLDDVRKIESAMPMYSEFIVYQTNKLHEQMESFIMHNYTAIQSVVEWKFNEVAWHTMQKAPNAKLPDISFKELTPFYGAVDIKNSSIERQKAIRKDSEKNLKKLEEFLSKYGDTETTSQEHLSNWQDSLEESLADEQELNLRLFIEKASQDLLENYPDVDIEFSNEEELSYEQSLFSINNALKEVLDVQEQKLKKLIPVYFDKFRTDGWEYTIYAGQSLSPDIHITPEMIVSVKKWELETMLHMGLVASAMHKKVIYKLETTQLILANTSPLDIRFRADEHRFDVEGSYSIRYEVIKKRIDKVYIRDTHERLTQPGKIAIVYLYSNEMDAYMNLIDEYIQQGLLEEKIEQLELEDVQGVVGLKAIRVAMKMSKQ, encoded by the coding sequence TTGAAATTCATTGAAGCGCAGATCGAAGAATCTGATAACATTATCTATAAAGCATATCTCCAATCAATCGCTTCGGTATTACATACAAATCCTGAATTACTAAAACCGATAAAAGACTGGTCAATCCTGAATCCCTTCACGGATCTGATTGATTTGATTCATCTCAATCATATTTCATATCAGGGTTCTAATCATTTATACGCAATCGGCACACCCTCTTCACCGATGAAATTTTTTTCCTATTCAAAAGAATTTAAAAAACTTATTTCTGACGTAGACGGCAATCTGAAATTGCGTTTGCATGACAGTTTTGTGAATGAGGAATATACACGGAGACTTTACATGGATATTCTATATAAATGTTATGGCGTGAAGGATATTCTGCAGCACTCTTCTCAAACCTTACTGCGATTAACAGACAATGACGAAGGATTTAAGCGACATTATCATTTTGTAACAAACAATCAATTTGTAGACATTAATTATTCAGGTGCGTTGCCTGCATTGAATGAGGAATGGATTGAATACGCGAAGGGAAATATTGAATCGATTAAAGAAATTAAAAATCAATTGCCGCTTGCCGGTTTTGGTTTGGAAGGATTTATTCTTTTTACAATTAAAGACGAAACCATTTCTGAATCAGTAAATGAACTGAGAGAAAACGTCGCTACGATGCATACCATGTCGCGTAAGGAAGCCTACCTGCGAATCAAAAACAATACACTGTCTTTATTGCAAAATAGTACGCTGGAAGTAGGCTTTCTGCCATTGATCGACATTAACAAAAAAATATTTTATCACAAATCATTTAACTATACCAGCATCTTATTTAAAGTTCTCCAGAAACAGTTAACAACAGCTGAGTTAAATGATTTTTTAGGACGCTTTATTGAAATGTGTTCCATCAGCCAGGAATATCCGATTCATATTTTTCAACATAAAAATGAAGAAGTAAAACTGGAACTGGCAACGTATTTAATAGAAGAAGGAATTAAGAGTTTTACCATCATACCGGTATTTCATCAACAGGATCTCATAGGTGTTATTGAGCTTGCCAGCACAGTAGAAGAAAAAATTTCCCTGGATGATGTACGTAAGATAGAATCTGCTATGCCGATGTATTCAGAGTTTATCGTGTATCAAACGAATAAACTGCATGAACAGATGGAATCCTTTATTATGCATAATTATACGGCCATTCAATCGGTTGTAGAATGGAAGTTTAATGAAGTTGCCTGGCATACAATGCAAAAAGCTCCAAATGCAAAACTGCCGGATATTTCATTCAAAGAGCTTACACCATTTTATGGAGCTGTTGATATTAAAAATTCATCTATCGAACGGCAAAAAGCAATCCGGAAAGATTCCGAGAAGAACTTAAAAAAATTAGAAGAATTTTTATCCAAATACGGCGATACAGAAACTACTTCACAGGAACACTTGAGTAACTGGCAGGATTCGCTGGAAGAAAGCCTGGCAGATGAACAGGAACTGAATCTTCGGTTGTTTATTGAAAAAGCGTCTCAGGATTTGCTGGAAAATTATCCTGATGTAGATATTGAATTTTCAAATGAAGAAGAATTGAGTTATGAGCAGAGTTTATTCAGTATCAATAATGCACTAAAAGAAGTGCTGGATGTGCAGGAACAAAAACTGAAAAAACTGATTCCGGTTTATTTTGATAAATTCAGAACAGACGGCTGGGAATATACAATCTACGCTGGACAATCCCTGAGTCCTGACATTCATATTACTCCGGAAATGATTGTATCTGTTAAAAAATGGGAGCTTGAAACCATGCTGCACATGGGTTTGGTGGCATCTGCCATGCATAAAAAAGTGATCTATAAACTTGAAACAACGCAGTTAATATTAGCCAATACAAGTCCGCTGGACATTCGTTTCCGTGCAGACGAACATCGGTTTGATGTAGAAGGATCATACAGCATCCGGTATGAAGTTATAAAAAAGCGTATTGATAAAGTTTACATACGCGACACACACGAACGATTAACACAGCCGGGTAAAATTGCTATTGTATACCTGTATTCAAATGAAATGGACGCATATATGAATTTGATTGATGAATACATTCAACAGGGTTTATTAGAGGAAAAGATTGAACAGCTGGAACTGGAAGATGTGCAGGGAGTGGTAGGGTTAAAAGCTATTCGCGTAGCCATGAAAATGTCGAAACAATGA
- a CDS encoding SdiA-regulated domain-containing protein gives MNIKNNIVHIFTAAFLIAACGADKSNTFKINGYNCEALEAVELEEPLKEISGLAYDVKRNEFLAINDEQGIVFTLDSKTFGIKNKIHFGEKGDYEEIQFSGNTIYVLRSDGTIFKMQYDGKDISAVTTFSYEGSKAEYESFYVSEAANELVLIPKNSKEAKTNKVTTAYVIDATTGKHLSKEDANIDWQRLKNACMLHPSAVAVQSQTKEIYVLASIEKLLLVLDASGNVRAEYVLPASMFQQPEGITFDENQNMYISNEAAGFSPTIIKIPIQKK, from the coding sequence ATGAATATAAAAAATAACATAGTTCATATTTTTACCGCCGCTTTTTTAATAGCAGCTTGCGGAGCAGATAAAAGCAATACATTCAAGATTAATGGGTATAACTGCGAAGCATTAGAAGCAGTTGAATTGGAAGAGCCTTTAAAAGAAATTTCAGGACTCGCGTATGATGTAAAACGAAATGAATTTCTAGCTATTAATGATGAACAGGGAATAGTGTTTACACTGGATTCTAAAACATTCGGCATTAAGAATAAAATTCACTTTGGTGAAAAAGGCGATTACGAAGAAATTCAATTTTCAGGCAATACTATTTACGTGCTCCGCAGCGACGGTACTATTTTTAAAATGCAGTATGATGGCAAAGATATTTCCGCTGTAACAACGTTCAGTTATGAAGGATCAAAGGCTGAATACGAATCTTTTTATGTAAGTGAAGCTGCAAATGAACTGGTATTGATTCCTAAAAATTCCAAAGAAGCAAAAACTAATAAGGTTACAACAGCATATGTTATCGATGCCACTACTGGTAAACACCTTTCCAAAGAAGACGCTAACATTGATTGGCAACGATTAAAAAATGCATGTATGCTTCATCCGTCGGCGGTTGCAGTTCAATCACAAACCAAAGAAATATATGTATTGGCTTCGATTGAAAAATTACTGCTTGTTTTAGATGCATCCGGAAATGTACGTGCAGAATATGTATTGCCGGCTTCAATGTTTCAGCAGCCTGAAGGAATAACCTTTGATGAAAATCAGAATATGTACATATCCAATGAGGCAGCCGGGTTCAGCCCGACCATCATTAAAATACCCATTCAAAAAAAATAA
- a CDS encoding BamA/TamA family outer membrane protein, with translation MLLVKHNIVRQAAVLCLLAFSFIASAQVSPEPFITHRFVLIGDAGRLLNGRSIVPEAVARHINQTDSTATILFLGDNVYEKGLPDKEDNNYEAYTEVLSKQLLPFDSHAANVYILPGNHDWQKSGPEGWERIKRQAAWVDSLHKSNIIFMPKEGCPGPEEITINDSITLVILDTQWWLHPFDKPGIDSDCACKTEEDVINALKNIAYRNRNKRIIFTSHQPMRSYGIHGGYYTLKQHMFPFTEMADNAYIPLPVLGSLYPLVRGTFGNIQDLKHPEYRSMVSRIEEAMSAAPDVIYAGGHDHSLQLIQEGTQSYIVSGSGINRERVKKGKNASYVSDQRGFVELVYRSDGSEQVVIYEVDEQANYRIAYDTVLPMKPLPKEIPLTAETDIQQDSITVAIAPEYDHVNNAHRFWFGENYRKIWATPVTLTVFYIEKEGLQILQQGGGQQTKSLRMVDAAGKEWVLRTVQKDPAKALPENLRGTVAKNIVQDQISAAQPYAPLTVPILAEALGVPHANPQIVFVPNDPALGMYRAEFANSICIFEERQPTSNGAVRTYNTTKVLEKLQEDNDNLIDEKAVLTARMLDLLIGDWDRHEDQWRWQKTIDGKRSVYAPIPRDRDQTYFVNSGILPYIASRKWAMPKIQGFDEKIRDVNGFMFNARYFDRFFLHELNDTEWIKVLKHLQTTLTDSIVTEAVHQLPDSVYAQCGDQIRDNLIARRNALLKNGLKFYAFLAQTVEIPGSDKNDFFELTYQNKGDIRLKVYKIKKDGSKGNVFYERTFNKKVTKEIRLYGRGGEDVFEVTGKGRSPIKVRMVGGSEKDSFNINAAVHSRKNLIIYDRSDKENEFPKCSKAIIHKSTHPEINEYNGRTFKYNQLLPQAAGGYNFDDGIWLGAGIQYTKHGFRKEPYAQRHRLLLGHALATKATNVKYSGHFVKFIGNNDLKINFDARAPDNVSNFFGIGNETEFVKNGDNPITYYRTRYNLITAQIKLEHTFARTFKVYGGLIGQYYSTDSTENIGRYINVYDSSNPEENVFTKKIFAGLIGGFQLDTRNSEFMPIRGVYWNTFLTGMQQLDESNQNFGRFETDMTVYTSFNKDPRFVLINHFGGGLNAGDPYFFQMCYLGGSTNLRGYRNYRFAGNNKFFYNIEMRLKLFDFTSYLFPGSIGLIAFNDLGRVWSDGESSSLWHDGYGGGFYIVPAKMLVVNMTLGFSKEGVLPYISLGVKL, from the coding sequence ATGCTTTTAGTAAAGCACAATATAGTCCGTCAAGCCGCGGTTCTCTGCCTGTTGGCTTTTTCATTTATAGCTTCTGCACAAGTTTCCCCAGAGCCGTTTATTACACACAGGTTTGTGTTGATTGGTGATGCAGGGAGATTATTAAATGGCAGAAGTATTGTACCGGAAGCTGTTGCCAGACATATTAATCAAACAGACAGTACAGCAACCATTTTATTTTTAGGGGATAATGTGTATGAAAAGGGATTGCCGGACAAAGAAGACAACAACTATGAAGCTTATACAGAAGTACTATCGAAACAATTGCTTCCGTTCGATTCGCATGCTGCAAACGTTTATATATTGCCCGGTAATCATGACTGGCAGAAAAGCGGTCCTGAAGGTTGGGAACGCATCAAACGCCAGGCTGCATGGGTAGACAGCCTGCATAAAAGCAATATTATTTTTATGCCAAAAGAAGGTTGTCCCGGTCCGGAAGAAATAACTATTAATGACAGCATAACGCTGGTTATACTGGATACACAATGGTGGCTGCATCCGTTTGATAAACCAGGTATAGATAGTGATTGTGCCTGTAAAACAGAAGAGGATGTAATCAATGCGTTAAAAAATATTGCATATCGCAACAGAAACAAACGGATTATTTTTACATCACACCAGCCGATGCGCAGCTATGGTATCCATGGCGGCTATTATACGTTGAAACAGCATATGTTCCCGTTTACAGAGATGGCTGATAATGCATATATTCCATTGCCAGTGTTAGGGTCTTTATATCCATTGGTTCGAGGAACATTCGGTAACATTCAGGATTTAAAACATCCGGAATACCGAAGCATGGTTTCACGCATTGAAGAGGCAATGTCTGCAGCTCCTGATGTGATCTATGCAGGCGGTCACGACCATTCGCTGCAGCTTATTCAGGAAGGGACACAAAGTTATATTGTGAGCGGCTCAGGCATAAACAGAGAGCGTGTTAAAAAAGGCAAAAATGCTTCTTATGTTTCAGACCAGAGAGGCTTTGTTGAACTTGTATACAGATCAGACGGAAGTGAGCAGGTTGTTATCTATGAAGTAGATGAGCAGGCTAATTACAGAATAGCATACGATACTGTGCTGCCCATGAAGCCACTGCCCAAAGAAATTCCATTGACAGCAGAAACAGATATTCAGCAGGACAGTATTACGGTTGCTATTGCTCCGGAATATGATCACGTAAACAATGCACATCGTTTTTGGTTTGGTGAAAATTATCGTAAGATCTGGGCAACACCAGTTACACTTACTGTTTTTTATATTGAGAAAGAAGGCTTGCAGATTTTGCAGCAAGGCGGTGGGCAACAGACGAAGTCGCTTCGTATGGTAGATGCTGCAGGAAAAGAATGGGTACTTCGTACGGTTCAAAAAGACCCGGCGAAAGCATTGCCTGAAAACTTGAGAGGTACTGTTGCGAAGAACATTGTTCAGGATCAGATCTCTGCTGCGCAGCCATACGCGCCGTTAACAGTACCCATCCTTGCTGAAGCACTAGGCGTACCTCATGCCAATCCTCAAATTGTATTTGTGCCGAATGACCCTGCATTAGGTATGTACCGGGCTGAATTTGCCAACAGCATTTGCATATTTGAAGAGCGGCAACCAACATCCAACGGTGCTGTCAGAACCTATAACACAACAAAAGTGCTGGAGAAACTGCAGGAAGACAACGACAATCTGATTGATGAAAAGGCTGTGCTTACTGCACGTATGCTCGACTTGCTTATTGGTGATTGGGACAGGCATGAAGACCAATGGCGCTGGCAGAAAACAATAGATGGTAAGCGATCCGTTTATGCACCTATACCGAGAGACCGCGATCAAACGTATTTTGTCAATTCCGGTATACTGCCCTACATTGCTTCCCGAAAGTGGGCCATGCCTAAAATACAGGGCTTTGATGAAAAGATCAGGGATGTTAACGGCTTCATGTTTAACGCGCGGTATTTTGACCGGTTTTTTTTACATGAACTTAATGATACGGAATGGATAAAAGTATTGAAGCATTTGCAGACAACGCTGACAGATTCCATAGTAACAGAAGCCGTACATCAACTGCCAGACAGTGTATATGCGCAATGCGGCGATCAGATACGCGATAATTTAATTGCACGAAGAAATGCATTGTTAAAAAACGGACTTAAATTTTACGCTTTTTTAGCACAAACGGTGGAGATTCCCGGTTCAGACAAAAATGACTTTTTTGAATTAACGTATCAGAACAAAGGCGACATACGTTTAAAAGTTTATAAAATCAAAAAAGACGGAAGCAAAGGGAATGTTTTTTATGAACGCACCTTTAATAAAAAAGTAACAAAAGAAATCCGATTGTACGGCAGGGGTGGCGAAGATGTATTTGAAGTAACCGGCAAAGGACGGTCTCCCATAAAAGTGCGAATGGTCGGCGGTTCAGAAAAAGATTCATTTAATATAAACGCTGCAGTTCACAGTAGAAAAAACCTTATTATATACGATCGGTCTGACAAAGAAAATGAATTTCCGAAATGCTCAAAAGCAATCATACACAAAAGTACACATCCGGAAATAAACGAATACAATGGACGTACGTTTAAGTACAATCAGTTGCTGCCACAGGCTGCAGGCGGTTACAATTTCGATGATGGCATCTGGCTTGGTGCAGGTATACAGTATACCAAACATGGCTTCAGAAAAGAGCCGTATGCACAGCGTCATCGGTTATTGCTTGGCCATGCACTCGCCACTAAAGCAACAAATGTTAAGTATTCCGGACATTTTGTTAAGTTCATTGGCAACAATGACCTGAAAATAAATTTTGATGCACGCGCTCCAGATAACGTTTCTAACTTTTTTGGCATAGGCAATGAAACAGAATTTGTAAAAAATGGCGACAATCCTATTACCTATTACCGTACACGATATAACCTGATCACGGCTCAAATAAAACTGGAGCATACATTTGCGCGCACGTTTAAGGTGTATGGCGGATTGATCGGACAATATTATTCAACAGATTCCACTGAAAATATTGGCCGGTATATTAATGTATATGACAGCAGCAATCCGGAAGAAAACGTATTTACAAAAAAAATATTTGCAGGTTTGATCGGCGGCTTTCAGCTTGACACAAGGAACAGCGAATTTATGCCTATACGTGGGGTATATTGGAATACCTTCTTAACAGGAATGCAGCAGCTGGATGAATCGAATCAGAATTTCGGTCGCTTTGAAACAGATATGACTGTTTATACAAGTTTTAATAAAGACCCAAGATTTGTATTGATCAACCATTTCGGCGGCGGATTAAATGCAGGCGATCCATACTTTTTTCAGATGTGCTATTTAGGTGGAAGCACAAACTTGAGAGGGTACAGGAATTACCGTTTTGCGGGCAATAATAAATTCTTCTACAACATAGAAATGAGATTGAAATTATTTGATTTTACTTCGTATCTTTTCCCTGGGTCAATCGGCCTGATTGCGTTTAATGATTTAGGAAGGGTATGGAGCGATGGTGAATCATCAAGCCTTTGGCACGATGGTTACGGGGGAGGTTTTTATATTGTGCCGGCTAAAATGCTGGTTGTGAATATGACGCTTGGTTTTTCAAAAGAAGGCGTGTTACCATATATTTCGTTAGGTGTTAAATTATAA
- a CDS encoding Pycsar system effector family protein, protein MQDESIIKHAEKYVRKLYAEAEKDLYYHNLEHTEHTVKAAEEIATHYKLNEEDHTAVLVAAWLHDIGYIISGRDNHEEASVKAAKELMLKNDVPQRLIDKVEGCILATKMPQNPSNLLEEIICDADLYDLGTEHFKNNNKKVRKEVEAFLGKELTGSEWRTFSLIFLKKQVYKTAYCKQLLQPGLEKNIQVIVEKQVEKDMEIPKKEKNKDDQSKEKEKVNRGVETMFRTTSTNHLRLSEMADNKANIMITVNSIIISVLLTVLFRKLDTDPRFLIPTMLLLFTSLVTIIFSIFVTRPNVTSGIFSKEDIEKKRANLLFFGNFYKMKIEDYEWGIQQVMKDPEFLYGSMTRDIYHLGVVLGRKYKMLRIAYSFFMFGFIISVLSFVFVVVPVK, encoded by the coding sequence ATGCAGGATGAATCAATCATAAAGCACGCGGAAAAATATGTTCGTAAGCTGTACGCAGAAGCAGAGAAAGATCTTTATTATCATAATTTAGAACATACGGAGCATACTGTAAAGGCTGCTGAAGAAATTGCTACGCATTATAAACTGAACGAAGAAGACCACACAGCAGTGCTTGTTGCTGCCTGGTTGCATGATATAGGGTATATTATTTCCGGAAGAGATAATCATGAAGAAGCTTCTGTGAAAGCAGCGAAAGAGCTGATGCTGAAAAATGATGTGCCGCAGCGGTTGATAGATAAAGTTGAAGGGTGCATACTCGCTACAAAAATGCCGCAAAATCCTTCAAATTTATTAGAAGAAATTATTTGCGATGCAGACCTCTATGATTTAGGCACAGAGCATTTTAAAAACAACAACAAAAAGGTTCGCAAAGAGGTAGAAGCATTTTTAGGAAAAGAACTTACAGGTTCAGAATGGCGGACATTTTCATTGATCTTTTTAAAAAAGCAAGTGTACAAAACAGCCTACTGTAAACAACTATTACAGCCTGGCCTTGAAAAAAATATTCAGGTGATCGTTGAAAAGCAAGTAGAAAAAGATATGGAGATTCCAAAGAAAGAAAAAAATAAAGACGATCAAAGTAAAGAAAAGGAAAAGGTAAACAGAGGTGTAGAAACCATGTTTCGTACAACATCAACCAACCACTTACGATTAAGTGAAATGGCTGACAACAAAGCGAACATTATGATTACCGTTAACTCCATTATTATATCGGTATTATTAACGGTATTGTTTCGCAAACTGGATACAGATCCGCGCTTTTTAATTCCAACCATGCTGTTATTATTTACATCTCTTGTAACAATTATTTTTTCAATTTTTGTTACGCGGCCAAACGTTACCAGCGGCATTTTCAGTAAAGAAGACATTGAAAAGAAACGCGCGAATTTATTGTTCTTCGGAAATTTTTATAAAATGAAAATTGAAGATTACGAGTGGGGTATTCAGCAAGTAATGAAAGATCCGGAATTTTTATATGGAAGTATGACGCGTGATATTTATCACCTTGGTGTAGTTTTAGGAAGAAAATATAAAATGCTGCGCATTGCATACAGCTTCTTTATGTTTGGATTTATTATTTCAGTATTATCCTTTGTATTTGTTGTTGTCCCGGTGAAGTAA
- a CDS encoding helix-turn-helix transcriptional regulator has protein sequence MLHIVKTIDSEELNVETFFPEKFFDPEASITEHRNVTGHTTSYGIHHLLYFQNICIGRSMVRSKERLLLNVEYDFSSVVLEFAVSVVNLAATDGSKKEWINYSSNQHNILFVANSNFQHIHQPSDNIELIRIHVDPDFFKRFLPEKKVFDPFRKQLDMGMLARLNEFNLPITPEMTAVLQDIMATQRKGFYKRIMIEAKVIELLMLQFEQYENFILKPFCQSIKKRDIDKMHEVKTIIESNLQTPCSLIDLAHLVGTNEYNLKKSFKEVFGTTVFGYLSQIRMDEARQLLIRGEMNINQISDYIGYKNANHFSTAFKKHFGYNPSELKQ, from the coding sequence ATGCTGCACATTGTAAAAACCATAGATTCTGAAGAATTAAACGTGGAAACATTCTTTCCGGAAAAGTTCTTTGATCCGGAAGCTTCCATCACGGAACACAGGAATGTTACGGGACATACAACGAGCTATGGAATTCACCACCTTTTATACTTTCAGAATATTTGTATTGGCCGTAGTATGGTACGTTCAAAAGAACGGTTACTGCTGAATGTAGAATATGATTTCTCTTCTGTTGTGCTGGAATTTGCTGTATCTGTAGTAAATCTTGCAGCAACCGATGGTTCTAAAAAAGAATGGATAAATTATTCTTCCAACCAGCACAACATTCTTTTTGTTGCCAATTCTAATTTTCAACACATTCACCAACCCAGCGACAACATTGAGCTGATCCGCATACATGTTGATCCGGATTTCTTTAAGCGTTTTCTTCCGGAAAAAAAAGTATTTGATCCTTTCCGGAAACAACTGGACATGGGCATGCTGGCGCGTTTGAATGAATTCAATTTGCCGATTACGCCGGAGATGACAGCTGTTTTGCAGGATATCATGGCCACGCAGCGAAAAGGATTTTATAAACGCATCATGATTGAAGCAAAAGTGATAGAATTGCTGATGCTTCAGTTTGAACAGTATGAAAATTTTATTCTAAAGCCTTTTTGCCAAAGCATTAAAAAACGTGATATAGACAAAATGCATGAGGTGAAAACAATTATTGAAAGCAACCTCCAAACACCCTGCTCTCTTATTGACCTGGCACACCTGGTAGGCACCAATGAATACAATCTAAAAAAATCATTTAAAGAGGTTTTCGGCACAACGGTATTCGGATATCTTTCTCAGATACGTATGGATGAAGCGCGCCAGCTATTGATACGCGGTGAAATGAATATCAATCAGATTTCAGATTACATTGGCTATAAAAACGCAAATCATTTCAGTACGGCGTTTAAAAAGCATTTTGGATATAATCCTTCTGAATTAAAACAATAA